The Ruania alba genome window below encodes:
- a CDS encoding multicopper oxidase family protein, producing MHRILPARIDRRIFLQLGTLGVAGAVTLTGCDGFGSRGTRDTVGDVDFRNQLPIPPLAEGTHRDGVTVFDLTAQAGRSAIVPEGMSDTWGLNGTFLGPTLRARQDESVQVNVTNQLDEATTLHWHGMHLPASADGGPHQMIAPGDTWSPAWTINQPAATLWYHPHPHGETERHVYRGLGGLFIIDDEQESLLGLPRDYGVDDIPVIVQDKSFDDRGRLVETSRRDNGMLGETILVNGSPGPVLEITSERTRLRLLNASTARSYSFGFSDDREFAMIASDGGLLREPTWLTRILLTPGERAEIIVEMRPGQQVTLRSFPHDLGLSNGRSRSTGATDTLDILLLRANEDLDRSADLPARLATIDRLDPSSAVETREFELRSHRINGQSMEMDRIDDVVTVDTTEIWEVWNGHRQPHNFHVHDVQFQVLEIDGQPPSPELAGWKDTIYLPPDLRYTLIMRFTEYADPAVPYMYHCHLLWHEDQGMMGQFVVVEPGQDPDRIGTDHDH from the coding sequence ATGCACAGGATCCTCCCCGCGCGAATCGATCGTCGCATCTTCCTTCAACTCGGCACACTCGGTGTCGCCGGCGCCGTCACACTGACCGGCTGTGACGGCTTCGGCTCGCGTGGCACGAGAGACACCGTCGGCGACGTGGACTTCCGCAACCAGCTGCCGATCCCACCACTCGCCGAAGGAACCCACCGAGACGGCGTCACCGTCTTCGACCTGACCGCCCAGGCGGGCAGGTCCGCCATCGTCCCGGAAGGGATGTCGGACACGTGGGGACTGAACGGAACATTCCTCGGGCCCACGCTGCGTGCCCGACAGGACGAGTCCGTGCAGGTCAACGTCACCAATCAACTCGACGAGGCCACCACGTTGCACTGGCACGGGATGCACCTTCCCGCTTCCGCCGACGGCGGCCCGCACCAGATGATCGCCCCCGGTGACACATGGTCACCGGCCTGGACCATCAACCAGCCCGCCGCCACGCTCTGGTACCACCCGCACCCCCACGGGGAGACCGAGCGCCACGTCTACCGCGGTCTGGGCGGCCTGTTCATCATCGACGACGAGCAGGAGTCCCTCCTCGGCCTGCCGCGCGACTACGGCGTCGATGACATCCCCGTCATCGTCCAGGACAAGAGCTTCGACGACCGCGGCCGGCTCGTGGAGACCTCCCGACGTGACAACGGCATGCTCGGCGAGACGATCCTGGTCAACGGGAGCCCCGGGCCCGTTCTCGAAATCACCAGCGAGCGGACCCGATTGCGACTACTGAACGCCTCCACCGCGAGGAGCTACTCCTTCGGGTTCTCCGACGATCGTGAGTTCGCCATGATCGCCAGCGACGGCGGACTCCTCCGTGAGCCGACCTGGCTGACCCGCATCCTGCTGACTCCCGGCGAACGTGCGGAGATCATCGTGGAGATGCGTCCCGGACAGCAGGTAACGCTGCGCTCCTTCCCCCACGATCTGGGCCTGTCGAATGGCCGTAGTCGCAGCACCGGCGCGACCGACACGCTCGATATCCTCCTGCTGCGCGCAAACGAGGACCTCGACAGATCCGCCGATCTGCCTGCGCGCCTCGCCACCATCGACAGGTTGGACCCGTCATCGGCGGTTGAGACGCGTGAGTTCGAGCTGCGTAGTCACCGGATCAACGGGCAGTCGATGGAGATGGACCGCATCGACGACGTCGTCACCGTCGACACCACCGAGATCTGGGAGGTCTGGAACGGCCACCGTCAGCCCCACAACTTCCACGTCCACGACGTGCAGTTCCAGGTCCTGGAGATCGATGGACAGCCGCCCTCACCCGAACTAGCCGGGTGGAAGGACACGATCTACCTGCCCCCAGACCTCCGCTACACACTGATCATGCGGTTCACCGAGTATGCAGATCCCGCGGTGCCGTACATGTACCACTGCCACCTGCTCTGGCACGAGGACCAGGGGATGATGGGCCAGTTCGTCGTCGTCGAACCCGGGCAGGACCCGGATCGGATAGGAACCGATCACGACCACTGA
- a CDS encoding SecDF P1 head subdomain-containing protein, which produces MAGAVVLGGCGTSDPGSDAVTLAAPFVFALVDEVRDGPDCDDGYHRGPDGTECLALTEQVDVQALQRLELGESVDGDGETTGETVVQIEFLPDEAEEFAALTEAASASGQGRIALLVDGAVVSAPVVAESITGGAVTISGWNESEARAFVERAN; this is translated from the coding sequence ATGGCCGGGGCCGTGGTGCTCGGCGGATGCGGGACCAGCGATCCGGGCTCGGACGCGGTGACGCTTGCCGCCCCGTTCGTCTTCGCCCTCGTGGACGAGGTGAGGGACGGACCGGACTGCGACGACGGATACCACCGCGGGCCCGACGGGACAGAGTGTCTCGCGCTGACCGAGCAGGTCGACGTCCAGGCACTCCAGCGGCTCGAGCTGGGGGAGTCGGTCGACGGCGACGGTGAGACCACCGGTGAGACGGTCGTGCAGATCGAGTTCCTGCCCGATGAGGCCGAGGAGTTCGCGGCACTGACCGAGGCAGCGTCGGCGTCCGGGCAGGGGCGGATCGCCCTGCTCGTGGACGGCGCCGTCGTCTCGGCTCCGGTCGTGGCGGAGAGCATCACCGGCGGCGCGGTGACCATCAGTGGCTGGAACGAGAGCGAGGCGCGCGCGTTCGTCGAGCGCGCCAACTGA
- a CDS encoding SIMPL domain-containing protein, protein MTTFSVHGTAIRSVPPERAQLRLQVVFEGADRGKVLSRTIEVHRRVTEQARRHQESGAATWWGADRVQAMPFKEYVKNSDRRITKFRSSASVTVRFQDFEALAEWVAQVGALDGVSVSGIDWELTQHTRRETEKATRIDAVRDAVVRAQDYATALGLGEPRLVAVFEPGLRPHAGPASPPPAAFAARGAPASAGASADLKAGDVDTRAEVSADFVTD, encoded by the coding sequence ATGACCACGTTCAGTGTGCACGGGACGGCCATTCGTTCAGTTCCGCCCGAGCGGGCGCAACTACGGCTGCAGGTGGTCTTCGAGGGCGCCGACCGTGGCAAAGTGCTGAGTCGGACGATCGAGGTGCACCGGCGGGTCACCGAGCAGGCACGGCGTCATCAGGAGTCCGGGGCAGCCACCTGGTGGGGTGCGGACCGGGTGCAGGCGATGCCGTTCAAGGAGTACGTGAAGAACTCCGACAGGCGGATCACGAAGTTCCGCAGCTCAGCGTCGGTGACGGTGCGGTTCCAGGACTTCGAGGCATTGGCCGAGTGGGTGGCGCAGGTCGGCGCGCTGGACGGGGTGTCCGTGAGCGGCATCGACTGGGAGCTGACCCAGCACACCCGTCGAGAGACGGAGAAGGCGACGCGCATCGATGCGGTGCGGGACGCCGTCGTGCGGGCCCAGGACTACGCGACGGCCCTCGGACTGGGCGAACCGCGGCTGGTGGCGGTGTTCGAACCAGGGCTGCGGCCGCACGCGGGCCCGGCTTCGCCGCCGCCGGCGGCATTCGCTGCCCGTGGTGCACCGGCCTCGGCCGGCGCGTCGGCGGATCTCAAGGCCGGCGATGTGGACACCCGCGCCGAGGTGAGCGCGGACTTCGTCACCGACTGA
- the nagB gene encoding glucosamine-6-phosphate deaminase: MELIIQPGAPESARIVADSIVALLQRKPDAVLGLATGSSPLAVYDELVRRHEAGDVSFAQARAFLLDEYVGLPADHPQRYRNVIETELVGRVDFAEGAVQGPDGLAADIPAACAAYEQAIVDAGGVDLQILGIGTDGHIAFNEPGSSLASRTRIKTLTRQTRIDNARFFDDDVEKVPTHTLTQGLATIRAARHLVLVSTGRHKAEAIHQMVEGPVSAMWPASVLQHHPHVSVLVDPAAAARLQLADYYRETYETKPAWQGL, translated from the coding sequence ATGGAACTGATCATTCAGCCCGGGGCGCCCGAAAGCGCCCGGATCGTCGCCGACTCGATCGTGGCGCTGCTGCAGCGCAAGCCCGACGCCGTTCTCGGCCTGGCCACCGGATCGTCACCGCTCGCGGTGTATGACGAGCTGGTACGGCGGCACGAGGCCGGAGATGTGAGTTTCGCGCAGGCGCGCGCCTTCCTGCTGGACGAGTACGTCGGGCTGCCTGCTGACCATCCGCAGCGGTACCGGAACGTGATCGAGACCGAGCTGGTGGGCCGGGTGGACTTCGCCGAGGGGGCGGTGCAGGGCCCGGACGGGCTCGCTGCGGACATCCCGGCCGCCTGTGCCGCCTATGAGCAGGCGATCGTGGACGCCGGTGGGGTGGACCTGCAGATCCTGGGCATCGGTACTGACGGGCATATCGCGTTCAACGAGCCCGGATCCTCGCTCGCCTCCCGCACCCGCATCAAGACCCTCACCCGACAGACCCGGATCGACAACGCCCGGTTCTTCGACGATGACGTGGAGAAGGTGCCCACCCACACCCTCACCCAGGGGCTGGCCACCATCCGGGCAGCCCGGCATCTCGTACTCGTGTCCACCGGGCGGCATAAGGCTGAGGCCATCCACCAGATGGTCGAGGGGCCGGTCTCGGCGATGTGGCCGGCGTCGGTGCTGCAGCACCACCCGCACGTCTCGGTGCTCGTGGACCCGGCCGCGGCGGCGCGCCTGCAACTGGCGGACTACTACCGCGAGACCTACGAGACCAAGCCCGCGTGGCAGGGGCTGTGA
- a CDS encoding GlsB/YeaQ/YmgE family stress response membrane protein produces MGEIIGLIVFGAIIGVLARLFKPGEQKIGVIWTILVGIAGALIGYLVAGWLGVDDTSGIDWIRLIISVVAAVILLGVFMGITGKKKTGSK; encoded by the coding sequence ATGGGCGAAATCATCGGCCTCATCGTTTTCGGCGCCATCATCGGTGTGCTCGCGCGGCTCTTCAAGCCGGGTGAGCAGAAGATCGGCGTGATCTGGACGATCCTCGTCGGTATCGCAGGAGCGCTGATCGGGTACTTGGTGGCCGGCTGGCTCGGGGTGGACGACACCTCCGGGATCGACTGGATCCGGCTGATTATCTCGGTCGTCGCTGCCGTCATCCTGCTGGGCGTGTTCATGGGGATCACAGGGAAGAAGAAGACCGGGAGCAAGTAG
- a CDS encoding HEAT repeat domain-containing protein codes for MSTPQHRPSPERVQQALAAANASTRLRAAMAAGTYPHTQLLDPLLDRAAIEPDFFVRDMLTWALTRHPATRTVPRLLAELDSDRGQARSQALHTLSKIGAGQAWQAVRGRLQDPDPEVARSAWRAAVVLAPIEERAEVIRSLGALLGHGDREVRLSLSRALITLASSTESAGRALHATLEAAAISPDPAVREHASATESLWHDPDAGFEVSVAQAQKVRARAVDPQGQAG; via the coding sequence ATGTCTACGCCACAGCACCGTCCGTCCCCTGAGCGAGTGCAGCAGGCGCTCGCTGCCGCCAACGCCTCGACCCGGCTGCGTGCCGCGATGGCGGCCGGCACCTACCCGCACACCCAGCTCCTCGATCCTCTGCTGGACCGCGCAGCGATCGAGCCGGACTTCTTCGTCCGGGACATGCTCACCTGGGCGTTGACCCGGCACCCGGCCACTCGCACCGTGCCACGGCTGCTCGCCGAGCTGGACTCCGATCGTGGACAGGCCCGGAGTCAGGCCTTGCACACCCTGTCCAAGATCGGCGCGGGCCAGGCGTGGCAGGCGGTGCGCGGCCGACTCCAGGACCCGGACCCCGAGGTCGCCCGCAGCGCCTGGCGTGCCGCCGTGGTGCTCGCCCCGATCGAGGAGCGAGCCGAGGTGATCCGCTCCCTGGGCGCACTTCTCGGCCACGGTGACCGGGAGGTCCGGCTCAGCCTCAGCCGGGCACTCATCACGCTCGCGAGCAGCACCGAGAGCGCTGGCCGCGCCCTGCACGCCACCCTCGAGGCGGCCGCCATCAGCCCGGACCCTGCCGTGCGCGAGCATGCGAGCGCCACCGAGAGCCTGTGGCACGACCCGGACGCCGGGTTCGAGGTCTCCGTTGCGCAGGCGCAGAAGGTCCGGGCACGGGCTGTCGACCCGCAGGGCCAGGCAGGATAG
- a CDS encoding HEAT repeat domain-containing protein produces the protein MLIGEVARRSGVSARMLRHYDRLGLVRPTGRTSSGYREYSAKDFRRLFQVEGLRTLGLSLRQVAQALEDPGVTPAHLVGDLVQQSEERLAREQELLDRLRTVEQLRSTGWEDALQVVALLKDLRSTSSIRRQQVALDPTRPAPTDALTAALLTEADQNAAGALRWALVRAGGEAVDHLAPALTAADVMVRRRAVRAVAAIHREQATPASLAALRTALTDGDPSVRRHAALALGAAAEAAAVPTLVAMVIEGSNDVEAAETLGALATDPAAAGTIVSALSTAADTPDPAVRRRIAQALAEFPGELTAPLLQYLATDEDRSVSLTAAALRDR, from the coding sequence ATGCTGATCGGTGAGGTGGCCCGTCGCTCGGGGGTGAGCGCCCGGATGCTCCGGCACTACGACCGCCTCGGCCTGGTCCGCCCCACGGGGCGCACCAGCAGCGGGTATCGGGAATACTCGGCGAAGGACTTCCGGCGCCTCTTCCAGGTCGAGGGCCTGCGCACCTTGGGATTGTCCCTGCGTCAGGTCGCCCAGGCGCTCGAGGACCCGGGCGTCACGCCCGCCCACCTCGTCGGTGACTTGGTGCAGCAGTCCGAGGAGCGCCTGGCCCGGGAGCAGGAGCTGCTCGATCGCCTGCGCACGGTCGAGCAGCTCCGATCCACCGGGTGGGAGGACGCGCTGCAGGTGGTCGCGCTGTTGAAGGATCTGCGCTCGACCAGCTCCATCCGCCGGCAGCAGGTGGCGCTGGATCCGACGAGGCCCGCGCCTACCGATGCGCTCACGGCAGCGCTGCTCACCGAAGCGGACCAGAATGCCGCGGGAGCGCTGCGATGGGCGCTGGTCCGGGCCGGCGGTGAGGCCGTCGACCACCTCGCCCCCGCCCTCACCGCCGCAGACGTCATGGTGCGACGCCGCGCCGTCCGGGCTGTGGCCGCCATCCACCGTGAGCAGGCGACCCCAGCCTCGCTCGCCGCACTTCGGACGGCCCTCACCGACGGCGACCCCTCTGTCCGCCGGCACGCCGCCCTGGCCCTGGGGGCCGCCGCCGAGGCAGCCGCCGTTCCCACGCTCGTGGCCATGGTCATCGAGGGCAGCAATGACGTCGAGGCCGCCGAGACTTTGGGGGCCTTGGCCACTGATCCGGCAGCAGCCGGGACCATCGTCTCCGCCCTCAGTACGGCCGCCGACACACCGGACCCGGCCGTCCGTCGTCGGATCGCTCAGGCCCTCGCCGAGTTCCCCGGTGAGCTCACCGCCCCACTGTTGCAGTACCTGGCCACCGACGAGGATCGGTCGGTCTCCCTCACCGCGGCCGCGCTGCGCGACCGGTGA
- a CDS encoding EamA family transporter: MSTARGGRLDRVPAPMLFLTAGISQYIGAALAVGLYTVIPATSVAWARGAVGALVLLVLVRPWRLRWTRRQLAQTGLFGVVLLGMNILFYVAIDHLPLGAAVAIEFAGPVAVAAIGGRTARHRIAVALAAAGVLAISLVGLDWSVQGATAELALGLAAALGAGVLWAGYMVIGGRIVQRRSGVASLAMGLTMASLLYAPLLAADAVTELTWPIGLVVVLVGLLSTALPYTLDQITLKRLGTATFALLNALLPVSAAVIGVIALRQIPTWGEVAGTLAVSAAVWISAPRKRPGLQRAAGE, translated from the coding sequence GTGAGCACGGCACGCGGGGGCAGGCTCGACCGTGTCCCCGCACCGATGCTCTTCCTGACCGCCGGGATCAGCCAGTACATCGGTGCGGCGCTCGCGGTGGGGCTGTACACCGTGATCCCGGCGACCTCGGTGGCCTGGGCGCGCGGCGCCGTCGGGGCCTTGGTGCTGCTGGTGCTGGTGCGGCCGTGGCGGCTGCGATGGACCAGGCGCCAGCTGGCGCAGACAGGGCTGTTCGGGGTGGTCCTGCTCGGCATGAACATCCTGTTCTACGTGGCGATCGACCACCTGCCGCTGGGGGCCGCAGTGGCGATCGAGTTCGCCGGGCCAGTAGCGGTGGCCGCCATCGGCGGACGAACCGCGCGGCACCGCATCGCCGTGGCGCTCGCCGCCGCCGGCGTGCTCGCGATCTCCCTGGTCGGGCTGGACTGGTCCGTGCAGGGGGCGACGGCGGAGCTCGCCCTCGGTCTGGCCGCTGCCCTGGGAGCAGGGGTGCTCTGGGCGGGATACATGGTGATCGGTGGCCGGATCGTGCAACGGCGCAGCGGGGTGGCCTCGCTCGCGATGGGCCTGACGATGGCCTCGCTCCTGTATGCGCCGTTGCTGGCGGCCGACGCGGTGACGGAGCTGACCTGGCCGATCGGGCTGGTTGTCGTGCTGGTCGGGCTGCTCTCCACGGCGCTGCCGTACACCCTCGACCAGATCACCCTGAAGCGGTTGGGCACAGCCACGTTCGCTTTGCTGAACGCCCTGCTGCCGGTCTCGGCGGCCGTGATCGGTGTGATCGCGCTGCGCCAGATCCCCACCTGGGGTGAGGTGGCAGGCACGCTCGCGGTGAGTGCCGCCGTCTGGATCTCCGCCCCGCGGAAGCGGCCAGGGCTGCAGCGGGCGGCCGGGGAGTAG
- a CDS encoding endonuclease/exonuclease/phosphatase family protein: protein MSHLQVLTLNLQRGLTAETGRPTDADALTHAMAGVSADVVALQEVDRGQPRSGGLDQAQLVADGLGLPHLRYAATLAGDVRRGHRRDQVPARAGNHPGPAYGLAIASRYPVLAWFTTRLPRVPMPLPALRRGRPAWWEDEPRGVLAAIVQAPAGPVAVCSTHLSLAGPMAAVQLPRVLRAAERLGRATQGRLLVCGDLNLDPGWVSVLAPGYQLPRARTFPAADPRRQLDHVLVRGEALSEVSAPRLPISDHRGLQVRVQM from the coding sequence GTGAGCCACCTGCAGGTCCTCACCCTGAACCTGCAGCGAGGCCTGACCGCCGAGACCGGCCGTCCCACCGATGCAGATGCGCTCACCCACGCCATGGCGGGGGTGAGCGCGGACGTGGTCGCCCTGCAGGAGGTCGATCGCGGCCAGCCACGTAGCGGTGGGCTGGACCAGGCGCAGCTGGTGGCCGACGGGCTCGGGCTGCCCCACCTGCGGTATGCGGCCACCCTCGCCGGTGACGTGCGCCGAGGGCATCGTCGGGACCAGGTTCCCGCGCGAGCCGGCAACCACCCCGGCCCCGCCTACGGCCTGGCCATCGCCTCCCGGTACCCGGTGCTGGCCTGGTTCACCACCCGGCTGCCTCGCGTCCCGATGCCACTGCCGGCGCTGCGCAGGGGTCGCCCCGCATGGTGGGAGGACGAGCCGCGCGGGGTGCTGGCGGCGATCGTGCAGGCCCCAGCAGGCCCGGTGGCAGTGTGCTCCACGCACCTCTCGCTCGCGGGCCCGATGGCCGCCGTCCAGCTCCCGCGGGTGCTGCGCGCCGCCGAGCGCCTCGGCCGCGCGACCCAGGGTCGGCTGCTGGTCTGCGGCGACCTCAACCTCGACCCCGGGTGGGTCTCCGTGCTCGCCCCCGGCTATCAGCTGCCCCGGGCCCGCACCTTCCCAGCAGCCGATCCGCGCCGCCAGCTCGACCACGTGCTCGTCCGTGGGGAAGCCCTGAGTGAGGTGTCCGCGCCGCGTCTGCCGATCTCGGACCACCGGGGCCTGCAGGTCCGGGTCCAGATGTGA
- the msrB gene encoding peptide-methionine (R)-S-oxide reductase MsrB yields MYEVSKSEEQWRSELDPTEYAVLREAGTERAGTGALLNENREGIYRCRACGNELFRSTTKFDSHCGWPSFYAPQDSDAVETIDDHSLGMLRTEVRCARCGSHLGHVFPDAPQTPTGDRYCMNSVSLSFEEGAEPDGGA; encoded by the coding sequence ATGTACGAGGTGAGCAAGTCCGAGGAGCAGTGGCGGTCCGAGCTGGACCCGACCGAGTACGCCGTGCTGCGCGAGGCCGGGACCGAGCGGGCCGGCACCGGGGCGCTGCTGAACGAGAACCGCGAGGGGATCTACCGGTGCCGCGCGTGCGGGAACGAGCTGTTCCGCTCCACCACGAAGTTCGACTCCCACTGCGGCTGGCCCAGCTTCTACGCCCCGCAGGACTCCGACGCCGTGGAGACGATCGACGACCACAGCCTCGGCATGCTTCGCACCGAGGTGCGTTGCGCGCGGTGCGGCTCGCACCTCGGGCACGTCTTCCCGGACGCCCCGCAGACCCCCACCGGGGACCGGTACTGCATGAACTCCGTCTCGCTCAGCTTCGAGGAGGGCGCAGAGCCCGACGGCGGAGCGTGA
- the surE gene encoding 5'/3'-nucleotidase SurE gives MRVLITNDDGITSPGLAILAHVAADAGHEVLVAPPNREYSGYSAGLNGEQGDDGNLLRTEGRPPGLRADIEAFGVHASPALIAYAAGMGGLGPRPDLVLSGINLGPNVGPAILHSGTVGAALSAAAQGIPAVAFSSTGREIEHPETATAVVTEAFRWVTSHPQDGRVLNINMPDIPMAQLRGLRTAVPARFTLEDGERDRQVQRLLFQPFSADAVTFEPETDAGLLTRGWATATLLRSHTHDESAATMPGFQTQEA, from the coding sequence ATGCGCGTGCTCATCACCAACGACGACGGCATCACCTCCCCCGGACTGGCGATCCTTGCGCACGTGGCCGCGGACGCCGGGCACGAGGTCCTCGTGGCCCCGCCGAACCGGGAGTACTCCGGGTACAGCGCCGGGCTGAACGGCGAGCAGGGCGACGACGGCAACCTGCTCCGGACCGAGGGCCGTCCACCGGGGCTGCGCGCGGACATCGAGGCATTCGGGGTGCACGCCAGCCCGGCGCTGATCGCCTACGCCGCAGGGATGGGCGGCCTCGGGCCGCGGCCGGACCTGGTGCTCTCCGGCATCAACCTCGGTCCGAACGTGGGGCCGGCGATCCTGCACTCGGGCACCGTGGGGGCGGCACTCTCGGCCGCCGCGCAGGGGATCCCCGCCGTCGCCTTCTCCAGCACCGGCCGCGAGATCGAGCACCCGGAGACCGCCACCGCGGTGGTCACCGAGGCGTTCCGGTGGGTCACCAGCCACCCGCAGGACGGGCGCGTGCTCAACATCAACATGCCGGACATCCCGATGGCACAGCTGCGCGGGCTGCGCACCGCCGTCCCGGCCCGGTTCACCCTCGAGGACGGTGAGCGGGACCGGCAGGTCCAGCGCCTGCTTTTCCAGCCCTTCTCCGCCGACGCCGTCACGTTCGAGCCGGAGACCGACGCCGGTCTGCTCACCCGCGGGTGGGCGACGGCCACCCTGCTTCGGTCGCACACGCACGACGAGTCGGCCGCGACGATGCCCGGATTCCAGACTCAGGAGGCCTAA
- the galE gene encoding UDP-glucose 4-epimerase GalE, whose amino-acid sequence MTWLVTGGAGYIGAHVVRAFTTAGIDVVVVDDLSSGLGGFVPQGVPFEQASILDTERLTGIMRTHSVQGVVHVAGFKYAGVSVQRPLHTYTQNVTGTVSVLEAMAAAGVPAIVFSSSAATYGTPEVDLVTEDTATRPESPYGESKLIGEWLLADQARATGLLHTSLRYFNVVGSGSPDLRDVSPHNLFPLVMDALVEGRTPKIMGTDYDTPDGTCVRDYIHVADLADAHVNAAKALAQGQNLLPVYNLGSGDGVSVRQIMDTIAAVTGIDFEPELVDRRPGDPARIVASGEAAARDLGWQMTHTLEQMVSSAWEARQAADA is encoded by the coding sequence ATGACATGGTTGGTGACCGGCGGAGCCGGCTACATCGGAGCGCACGTGGTGCGCGCGTTCACCACAGCGGGGATCGACGTCGTGGTGGTGGACGACCTGTCCAGCGGACTGGGCGGGTTCGTGCCCCAGGGGGTGCCCTTCGAGCAGGCGTCCATCCTGGACACCGAGCGCCTCACCGGGATCATGCGCACGCACTCGGTCCAGGGTGTGGTCCACGTGGCCGGGTTCAAGTACGCCGGGGTGAGCGTGCAGCGGCCGCTGCACACCTACACCCAGAACGTCACCGGCACGGTCAGCGTGCTGGAGGCGATGGCCGCCGCCGGGGTCCCCGCGATCGTGTTCTCCTCCTCCGCCGCCACCTACGGCACCCCGGAGGTGGACCTGGTCACCGAGGACACCGCCACTCGCCCGGAGTCGCCCTACGGGGAGTCCAAGCTCATCGGTGAGTGGCTGCTGGCCGACCAGGCGCGCGCCACCGGGCTGCTGCACACGTCGTTGCGGTACTTCAACGTCGTCGGCTCCGGCTCACCCGACCTGCGCGACGTCTCCCCGCACAACCTGTTCCCGCTGGTGATGGACGCACTCGTCGAGGGCCGGACCCCGAAGATCATGGGCACCGACTACGACACCCCGGACGGCACCTGCGTGCGTGACTACATCCACGTCGCCGATCTCGCGGATGCGCACGTGAACGCCGCCAAGGCGCTCGCTCAGGGGCAGAACCTGCTGCCGGTGTACAACCTGGGCAGCGGCGACGGGGTCTCGGTGCGCCAGATCATGGACACCATCGCTGCCGTCACCGGGATCGACTTCGAGCCCGAGCTGGTCGACCGCCGGCCCGGCGACCCGGCCCGGATCGTCGCCTCCGGTGAGGCCGCGGCCCGCGACCTGGGCTGGCAGATGACGCACACCCTGGAGCAGATGGTCTCCAGCGCATGGGAAGCCCGCCAGGCCGCCGACGCCTGA
- a CDS encoding metallopeptidase family protein, giving the protein MSREDFETAVGEGLDLIPPELARHIDNVVVLVEDDPPADAGDADLLGLYEGTPLTERGEWWAAGSLPDRITIYRNPTLRFCESVDEVAEEVAVTVIHEIAHHFGIDDARLHALGWG; this is encoded by the coding sequence ATGTCGCGGGAAGACTTCGAGACGGCCGTCGGTGAAGGGCTCGACCTGATCCCGCCCGAGCTCGCCCGGCACATCGACAACGTGGTGGTGCTGGTGGAGGACGACCCACCCGCCGACGCCGGTGACGCGGATCTGCTCGGCCTGTACGAGGGCACCCCGCTCACCGAGCGCGGGGAGTGGTGGGCAGCGGGATCGCTCCCGGACCGGATCACCATCTACCGCAACCCCACGCTGCGGTTCTGCGAGTCGGTCGACGAGGTCGCCGAAGAGGTCGCGGTGACTGTGATCCACGAGATCGCGCACCACTTCGGCATCGACGACGCGCGCCTGCACGCGCTCGGCTGGGGCTGA
- a CDS encoding phage holin family protein, with amino-acid sequence MSQSTKDPGSGQEPSIGALVGQLTESLSRLLRDELQLLQAQIAEKGKSVGIGGGLLAGAGVFALFGLGWLFTAAMLALATVLPYWAAALIVAGGILLITAILALVGKTLLKKGPTPQPKDSVMKDVEAIKQGVGK; translated from the coding sequence GTGAGCCAGAGCACGAAGGACCCTGGGTCGGGGCAGGAGCCGTCGATCGGCGCCCTGGTCGGCCAGCTCACTGAGAGCCTCTCCCGGCTCCTGCGGGACGAGCTCCAGCTGCTTCAGGCGCAGATCGCGGAGAAGGGGAAGTCGGTCGGGATCGGTGGCGGGCTGCTCGCCGGCGCCGGCGTGTTCGCCCTGTTCGGGCTCGGTTGGCTGTTCACCGCAGCGATGCTCGCACTGGCCACTGTGCTGCCGTACTGGGCGGCCGCGCTGATCGTGGCCGGTGGGATCCTGCTCATCACGGCGATCCTCGCGCTGGTGGGCAAGACGCTGCTGAAGAAGGGCCCCACCCCGCAGCCCAAGGACAGCGTGATGAAGGACGTCGAGGCGATCAAGCAGGGAGTGGGCAAGTGA
- a CDS encoding DUF3618 domain-containing protein has translation MSGESEQTRKRTVAEIEADLAASREQLTKAVDELSRRVDPRRQVEDVKERARDSATSFVDGLKSGDPKALGIAGAAAATVLAIVGLTVARRKK, from the coding sequence GTGAGCGGTGAGAGCGAGCAGACGCGGAAGCGCACGGTCGCAGAGATCGAGGCAGACCTCGCGGCCAGTCGTGAGCAGTTGACCAAGGCTGTCGACGAACTCTCGCGACGCGTGGACCCTCGCCGTCAGGTCGAGGACGTCAAGGAACGCGCACGTGACAGCGCGACATCCTTCGTCGACGGGCTCAAGTCCGGCGACCCCAAGGCGCTCGGCATCGCCGGCGCAGCAGCAGCGACCGTCCTCGCGATCGTCGGTCTGACCGTCGCACGCCGGAAGAAGTGA